The stretch of DNA CTCTTTTGGGTCTGATCAAGGAAATGGAAGAGAATCTGAATACAGTCTCCCTTATTCCCCTTACCTCCTTGTATCCAAACCTCAAACGCTTTATCGAAGAGGCCGCGGTTGGGATTAACAAAAAGGTTGTTACCGAATTTCGAGGGGGCCTCTTCGGATTGAAGATAAGGACTCTGGAAATCGTTTCAAGGATTCTGATTCAGCTCATCAGAAATGCGGTCAGTCACGGGATTGAGTTTCCTGCGGAAAGATTGGCTGCGGGGAAGAGTGAGGCAGGATTGATACTCATCGATGCCAGGGCTGTGGGCGATTCTTTTCGGATAGATGTATCCGATGATGGCCATGGAATTGATCTGGAAGCGGTGGCCGGGAAGCTGAACATGAACGCTGAGGATTTGAAGGATGAGAATCTGCTGAGAATCCTGACGAGGCCCGGGTTCACAACATCACCCAAGGTTGATCGTCTGGCCGGACGCGGAATTGGTTTGGATCTTGTGAATCATGATGTGGAAAATTCTCTGGGAGGCTCCTTTTCACTCACATCCAGAAAAGGGCAGGGTTCCCGGTTTTCTATCTATCTTCCCGGACAGAAAGACCTGCTTCCCCTCATGATTTTCCAGATGGAAAACAGACTGCTGGCACTGCCGAAAAGGAATGTGGCCGGTGTATTTCCCATGGAAGAGTCGGAGATTGTTAAAAAAGAGCATAATCTGCTCTATTATAAATTGTCTGGATCTGAGCTTCCTCTATTCAGCCCCGGTGGGATGCTCAGCCGCAGACAGAGCAGCATTAATACTCCCTACATCCTTGTTTTACAGCATTTGGGTCGCAAGGCTGCTCTGGCGGTGGATGACCTCGTTATGGAAAAAGAGGTTCCCAGGGAAAACTTTTTTCTGGGAGAACAGAAGGAACCATTTCTTTATGAGGTCACTCTTTCTGGAGAAAAGGCAGATTTTCTATACCTTTCCCCCGGTCTGATTGGTTAATACTTTTCAGGGCTTCAACAGCCTATTTGATTCTTTCAATACTTGGTTTCATGTGTTTTCCCTTCCTTATTCAACAATTTAAAGGCCCCTGGTGACGAATTAACTCTTTCAGGAGGAGAGGAACCAGGACTTTTCTCGATAAGGTGGGATTCAGTTGTGTAAAACTGTCCCAATCTGCATTGAGTCGGGGTTCCTTCACCATAATACCAGCATCAGGAAGGGCTTCCAAGGCTGCAGAAAGCTGGGCTCTTATCAGTTTCCTCTGAGGGGATCGGGGCACATAGAGAGACAGTTCCCTGCGAAAAGGATGATTCACCGTATGCATGATCAATAAGAATCCTGGACAATTTTTCCCGCAAAAATCAACAACCGACTGATGATTGTAAAATTCCTTCCTGAAAAATTCTTCAGAATCCAATGTAATCGAGGCAATGCCACCCTTGTGAGCTGTTAGAGGAAAGAACTTGAAATCCCGTTTCAGATGCTCTGACAGGGTCAGAGAGGATAGATCGTTCTTTATATCCACCAGTGTGTTCAGAAATGTTCTATCCTGCTCCAGGAGTGCCTCTGATAGACCCATGTACTCGCGGCTGTCAAGATTTGTCGTCTTACCCCAGAGCGGGTTCAGGTACCCTGTATCGACGGCAATGGCTCCAGCCAGAATCAGCCTTTGGGAATAAGGGATAGATAATCCTGAATCATTCCAGAAACTGCTGATCAAGGTTGTACAGGAACCTGTTCTTTTCACTTCTCTCAAGGGTAGATCCGGATACAGCCCTCTGTCATCATGATGATCCACCATTCCGGCAATAGAGTGGTGGATCTGTGAATTGTCGGGCTCATTGTGGTCAACCAGAATGAGAGGATCATCCAGGTTCTTTCCTGCTGTTTCTGAAAAGAGACTGTCATCCAGAGGAATTCCGGCTCTTCTGAAGAGGGCCACAATTTCCGGTTTGAGTTTTAGATCGTCCGGATGCCCCTGGATAAGGGGCCGGATCTGAAGAGACGGATTTATTTGAGAGAGCAGGGTGGCCATGGAAACAGCCGACACGGTGCTATCCAGATCAGCTGCCTGATTCCCCATGACAATAAGATTATTATTGAATTTGAAGCGATTGATATTCATATCTGAGA from Oceanispirochaeta sp. encodes:
- a CDS encoding ATP-binding protein, giving the protein MNDLKKHLREYITDAGPILEKLKIQVEACRTETPGDDILDEIFRHLHSLKSGAAFFQLSEIEQHIHSMESLFADMKSAGGTRQFSAMSDRLYQGLPLLEDLILYRVLNSDGGSQEGESLFPDKALSEPKQGETIDLTLFEKQLLREAEDRGETLFRLCVQIDPEERLPYVRSYLLLNNLELHANVIRSQPSLDNPDQDFSSLTFILTSDAGDDPVFQAVNVDGILQTSLVSLDYSVFSDEDRGEARYSETLIKESLAPVIRKVELETDTISRLKDTLLEMKEIVLPLPSGLPQRVPLLGLIKEMEENLNTVSLIPLTSLYPNLKRFIEEAAVGINKKVVTEFRGGLFGLKIRTLEIVSRILIQLIRNAVSHGIEFPAERLAAGKSEAGLILIDARAVGDSFRIDVSDDGHGIDLEAVAGKLNMNAEDLKDENLLRILTRPGFTTSPKVDRLAGRGIGLDLVNHDVENSLGGSFSLTSRKGQGSRFSIYLPGQKDLLPLMIFQMENRLLALPKRNVAGVFPMEESEIVKKEHNLLYYKLSGSELPLFSPGGMLSRRQSSINTPYILVLQHLGRKAALAVDDLVMEKEVPRENFFLGEQKEPFLYEVTLSGEKADFLYLSPGLIG
- a CDS encoding DHHA2 domain-containing protein codes for the protein MNINRFKFNNNLIVMGNQAADLDSTVSAVSMATLLSQINPSLQIRPLIQGHPDDLKLKPEIVALFRRAGIPLDDSLFSETAGKNLDDPLILVDHNEPDNSQIHHSIAGMVDHHDDRGLYPDLPLREVKRTGSCTTLISSFWNDSGLSIPYSQRLILAGAIAVDTGYLNPLWGKTTNLDSREYMGLSEALLEQDRTFLNTLVDIKNDLSSLTLSEHLKRDFKFFPLTAHKGGIASITLDSEEFFRKEFYNHQSVVDFCGKNCPGFLLIMHTVNHPFRRELSLYVPRSPQRKLIRAQLSAALEALPDAGIMVKEPRLNADWDSFTQLNPTLSRKVLVPLLLKELIRHQGPLNC